Proteins co-encoded in one Prescottella sp. R16 genomic window:
- a CDS encoding A24 family peptidase, producing MTWIVIVAALAGAVVGCGTRRLPARWTSGAPAPAPAHVFEAACAAGFVAAAYRVGPSVLLVPAWVLVWWMLAASVVDLRVRRLPNALTLPGAAAAVAVATATGHGRAALAGALLLTGTYLVLHLIAPAAMGAGDVKLAFGLGAVTGVAGASAWLAAAALAPAITAAAGLLCRNRGAVVAHGPSMCAATAVSLWCL from the coding sequence ATGACATGGATCGTGATCGTCGCGGCTCTCGCCGGCGCCGTGGTGGGGTGCGGGACGCGCCGGCTGCCGGCCCGGTGGACGAGCGGCGCCCCGGCCCCGGCCCCGGCCCACGTGTTCGAGGCCGCGTGTGCGGCGGGTTTCGTGGCCGCCGCCTACCGGGTCGGGCCGTCGGTCCTGTTGGTGCCGGCGTGGGTGCTGGTGTGGTGGATGCTCGCGGCGAGTGTCGTCGACCTGCGGGTGCGGCGTCTGCCGAATGCCCTCACCCTCCCCGGGGCGGCAGCGGCGGTCGCGGTGGCCACCGCGACCGGGCACGGGCGGGCCGCGCTCGCAGGTGCGCTGCTGCTCACCGGAACGTATCTGGTGCTGCACCTGATCGCACCCGCCGCGATGGGTGCCGGGGACGTCAAACTCGCATTCGGGCTCGGCGCCGTGACCGGGGTGGCGGGGGCGTCGGCCTGGCTGGCGGCGGCGGCCCTCGCCCCCGCGATCACCGCTGCCGCCGGTCTCCTGTGCCGTAATCGTGGGGCCGTGGTCGCGCACGGGCCGTCGATGTGCGCGGCCACCGCGGTATCCCTGTGGTGCCTGTGA
- the alaS gene encoding alanine--tRNA ligase produces MQTHEIRRRFLDHFVKAGHTEVPSASLIFDDPNLLFVNAGMVQFKPYFLGQQTPPYDTATSVQKCVRTGDIENVGVTTRHNTFFQMAGNFSFGDYFKRGAIKHAWSLLTNSVEDGGYGFDPERLWVTVYLDDDEARDIWKEEAGIPDERIQRRGMADNYWSMGVPGPCGPCSEIYYDRGPEYGAPGGPEADEDRYLEIWNLVFMQNERGEGTGKDNFEILGPLPKQNIDTGMGVERVAFLLQGVDNVYETDLVRPVITKAEELSGRTYGTDPEADVRFRVIADHARTAVMLIADGVTPGNEGRGYVLRRLLRRIIRSAKLLGAEKPSMAEFVTVVRDTMSPSYPVLTTDFERILGIAVGEETAFLRTLDAGSKRFEAEAGEVKSAGKKVFGGNEAFVLHDTYGFPIDLTLEMAAEAGLSVDEDGFRTLMAEQRTRAKQDAQSRKHAHADLSVYKEFVDRGATEFTGFEELVSEAHVLALVSNGVRVPTATAGQEIEIILDRSPLYAEAGGQIADIGAITASGLRVKVDDVQKIAKKVWVHKSTVEEGQITEGDVVLVQVDPHWRKGATQGHSGTHMVHAALRQILGPNATQKGSLNKPGYLRFDFAWQNQLSAQQLTEIEALANEAVAANHSVNTFVTDLDKAKQMGAMALFGENYGDEVRVVEIGGPFSMELCGGTHVQTSAQIGQITLLGESSVGSGARRVEAYVGLDSYRYLAKERALLAGVASSLKVPSEEVPARIEALVERLKVAEKELEATKAAAVLAAAGSYVDKAHRIGDVLLVAEQAPDGVGGNDLRGLVTDIRARFGTQPAVIVLLGDADGKVPFVVATTQAARDLGIEAGKLVSSFGPQIGGRGGGKADMAQGSGSDATGIPAALDGVRGRVAELVGNS; encoded by the coding sequence GTGCAGACCCACGAGATCCGTAGGCGCTTCCTCGACCATTTCGTCAAGGCGGGCCACACCGAGGTGCCCAGCGCCTCGCTGATCTTCGACGATCCGAACCTGCTGTTCGTCAACGCCGGCATGGTGCAGTTCAAGCCGTACTTCCTCGGACAGCAGACCCCGCCGTACGACACCGCGACCAGCGTGCAGAAGTGCGTGCGCACCGGTGACATCGAGAACGTCGGCGTCACCACCCGGCACAACACGTTCTTCCAGATGGCCGGCAACTTCAGCTTCGGCGACTACTTCAAGCGCGGCGCCATCAAGCACGCGTGGTCGCTGCTGACGAACAGCGTCGAGGACGGCGGCTACGGCTTCGACCCCGAACGTCTGTGGGTCACCGTCTACCTCGACGACGACGAGGCCCGCGACATCTGGAAGGAAGAGGCCGGTATCCCCGACGAGCGCATCCAGCGCCGCGGCATGGCCGACAACTACTGGTCGATGGGTGTGCCCGGCCCGTGCGGCCCCTGCTCGGAGATCTACTACGACCGCGGCCCCGAATACGGCGCACCGGGCGGCCCCGAGGCCGACGAGGACCGCTACCTCGAGATCTGGAACCTCGTGTTCATGCAGAACGAGCGCGGCGAGGGCACCGGCAAGGACAACTTCGAGATCCTCGGCCCGCTGCCCAAGCAGAACATCGACACGGGCATGGGCGTCGAGCGTGTCGCGTTCCTGCTGCAGGGCGTCGACAACGTGTACGAGACCGACCTGGTCCGTCCCGTCATCACCAAGGCCGAGGAACTGTCCGGCCGCACGTACGGCACCGACCCCGAGGCGGACGTACGGTTCCGGGTCATCGCGGACCACGCCCGCACCGCCGTCATGCTCATCGCCGACGGCGTCACCCCCGGCAACGAGGGCCGCGGCTACGTGCTGCGACGCCTGCTGCGCCGCATCATCCGCTCCGCGAAGCTGCTCGGCGCCGAGAAGCCCAGCATGGCCGAGTTCGTCACCGTCGTCCGTGACACCATGTCGCCGTCGTACCCGGTCCTCACCACCGACTTCGAGCGCATCCTCGGGATCGCCGTCGGCGAGGAGACCGCGTTCCTGCGCACCCTCGACGCCGGCTCCAAGCGGTTCGAGGCCGAGGCCGGCGAGGTCAAGTCCGCGGGCAAGAAGGTGTTCGGCGGCAACGAGGCGTTCGTCCTGCACGACACCTACGGCTTCCCGATCGACCTCACCCTCGAGATGGCCGCCGAGGCCGGCCTGTCCGTCGACGAGGACGGCTTCCGCACCCTCATGGCCGAGCAGCGCACCCGCGCCAAGCAGGACGCCCAGTCCCGCAAGCACGCGCACGCCGACCTGAGCGTCTACAAGGAGTTCGTCGACCGCGGCGCCACCGAGTTCACCGGCTTCGAGGAGCTGGTGTCCGAGGCGCACGTCCTCGCGCTCGTCTCGAACGGCGTCCGGGTGCCCACCGCCACGGCCGGCCAGGAGATCGAGATCATTCTGGACCGCAGCCCCCTGTACGCGGAGGCCGGCGGCCAGATCGCCGACATCGGCGCCATCACCGCGTCCGGTCTGCGGGTCAAGGTCGACGACGTGCAGAAGATCGCCAAGAAGGTGTGGGTACACAAGTCCACCGTCGAGGAGGGCCAGATCACCGAGGGCGACGTCGTCCTCGTGCAGGTCGACCCGCACTGGCGCAAGGGCGCGACACAGGGCCACTCCGGCACCCACATGGTGCATGCGGCGCTGCGGCAGATCCTCGGACCGAACGCCACCCAGAAGGGCTCGCTCAACAAGCCCGGCTACCTGCGGTTCGACTTCGCGTGGCAGAACCAGCTGTCGGCGCAGCAGCTCACCGAGATCGAGGCCCTCGCCAACGAGGCCGTCGCCGCCAACCACAGTGTCAACACGTTCGTCACCGACCTGGACAAGGCCAAGCAGATGGGTGCGATGGCCCTGTTCGGCGAGAACTACGGCGACGAGGTACGGGTCGTCGAGATCGGCGGACCGTTCTCGATGGAGCTGTGCGGTGGCACCCACGTGCAGACGTCGGCGCAGATCGGTCAGATCACGCTGCTCGGTGAATCGTCCGTCGGTTCCGGTGCCCGCCGCGTCGAGGCGTACGTCGGCCTCGACTCCTACCGCTACCTCGCGAAGGAGCGGGCACTGCTCGCCGGGGTCGCGTCGTCGCTGAAGGTGCCGTCCGAGGAGGTTCCGGCCCGCATCGAGGCCCTCGTCGAACGACTCAAGGTCGCCGAGAAGGAACTCGAGGCCACCAAGGCCGCCGCGGTGCTCGCCGCGGCCGGCAGCTACGTCGACAAGGCGCACCGCATCGGTGACGTGCTCCTCGTCGCCGAACAGGCCCCCGACGGTGTCGGCGGCAACGACCTGCGCGGTCTCGTCACCGACATCCGCGCCCGCTTCGGCACGCAGCCGGCGGTGATCGTGCTGCTCGGCGACGCCGACGGCAAGGTGCCGTTCGTGGTCGCCACCACGCAGGCCGCCCGGGACCTCGGGATCGAGGCCGGCAAGCTCGTGTCCAGCTTCGGCCCGCAGATCGGCGGCCGCGGCGGCGGCAAGGCCGACATGGCGCAGGGCTCCGGCTCCGACGCCACCGGCATCCCCGCTGCCCTCGACGGGGTGCGAGGCCGGGTCGCCGAACTGGTCGGGAACTCCTAG
- the ruvX gene encoding Holliday junction resolvase RuvX, whose amino-acid sequence MDRSGPDHPGVDDPGRGRRIGIDVGSVRIGVASCDPDCILATPVETVARSKERGPDAPDIRRIVAIVEEYEAVEVIVGLPQTLRGEPGRAAGLASAFARRLRRAIDPVPVRMADERFSTVTASRALRESGVRAKGQRPMIDQAAAVAILQGWLDERSAAVNVTDPDGSGRPTEGGL is encoded by the coding sequence ATCGACAGGTCGGGCCCCGACCATCCGGGTGTCGACGACCCCGGTCGTGGACGCCGCATCGGCATCGACGTCGGCAGTGTGCGGATCGGGGTCGCCTCGTGTGATCCCGACTGCATCCTCGCGACCCCGGTGGAGACCGTCGCCCGATCCAAGGAACGCGGCCCCGACGCGCCGGACATCCGGCGGATTGTCGCCATCGTCGAGGAGTACGAGGCGGTCGAGGTTATCGTCGGACTGCCGCAGACGTTGCGCGGCGAACCGGGCAGGGCCGCGGGCCTCGCATCCGCGTTCGCCCGCCGGCTGCGGCGTGCGATCGACCCCGTTCCGGTGCGGATGGCCGACGAGCGATTCTCGACGGTCACCGCGTCACGCGCGCTGCGCGAGAGCGGGGTCCGCGCCAAGGGGCAGCGGCCGATGATCGATCAGGCCGCCGCCGTGGCGATCTTGCAGGGATGGTTGGACGAGCGGAGTGCAGCGGTGAACGTGACGGACCCGGACGGTAGCGGCCGACCCACGGAGGGCGGCCTGTGA
- a CDS encoding shikimate kinase, translating to MTPRAVLIGPPGAGKSTIGRRLAQALDLELLDTDVEIERREGRTIPEIFEADGEPYFRDVEERVVADALATHDGVVSLGGGAILSPRTRERLSGHTVVYLEISVAEGLKRTGATTGRPLLTGGDPKGKYHALMRRRRPLYRQVATIRMRTDSRSPSRVVQQLVTKLTGEPFPDPPGEHSPAEHTEAEQ from the coding sequence ATGACGCCGCGTGCCGTGCTGATCGGGCCGCCGGGTGCGGGCAAGTCGACCATCGGGCGGCGGCTCGCGCAGGCGCTCGACCTCGAACTGCTCGACACCGACGTCGAGATCGAGCGTCGGGAGGGTCGGACGATCCCGGAGATCTTCGAGGCCGACGGGGAGCCGTACTTCCGGGACGTCGAGGAACGGGTCGTCGCGGACGCGCTCGCGACGCACGACGGTGTCGTCTCGCTCGGTGGTGGGGCGATCCTGTCGCCGCGCACCCGGGAGCGGCTGTCCGGGCACACCGTGGTGTACCTGGAGATCAGTGTCGCGGAAGGACTGAAGCGGACCGGTGCCACGACGGGCCGGCCGCTGCTGACCGGCGGCGATCCCAAGGGCAAGTACCACGCGTTGATGCGGCGTCGCCGGCCGTTGTACCGGCAGGTGGCGACGATCAGGATGCGCACCGACAGCCGGAGCCCGAGCCGGGTGGTCCAGCAGTTGGTGACGAAGTTGACCGGCGAGCCTTTCCCGGATCCTCCGGGGGAGCACAGTCCGGCAGAGCACACAGAAGCGGAGCAGTAG
- a CDS encoding shikimate dehydrogenase, protein MIDVSVHEARKAAVLGSPIAHSKSPLLHLAAYRALGLDDWTYERIECTGEQLPTLVSGLGPDWVGLSVTMPGKVAALEFADERTARAVTIGSANTLVRTDAGWRADCTDVDGVRGALLDGGLGDVTGASAVVVGAGGTARPALVALADLGVASVTVVARDAGRTRATLECAETVGLAVRHSTFDDARLAGACADAAVLVSTVPASGAAPYADVIGRAPFVLDAIYDPWPTPLADAVTRAGGTVVGGLAMLLNQAYGQVEQFTGMPAPREAMAAAIR, encoded by the coding sequence GTGATCGACGTGTCGGTACATGAGGCCCGGAAAGCCGCGGTGCTGGGCAGCCCCATCGCGCATTCGAAGTCGCCGCTGCTGCACCTGGCCGCGTACCGCGCGCTGGGACTCGACGACTGGACGTACGAGCGCATCGAGTGCACCGGCGAACAGTTGCCGACCCTGGTGTCCGGACTCGGCCCGGACTGGGTGGGACTGTCGGTGACGATGCCCGGCAAGGTCGCGGCCCTCGAGTTCGCGGACGAGCGCACCGCGCGGGCCGTCACGATCGGCTCCGCGAACACCCTCGTCCGCACCGACGCCGGCTGGCGCGCCGACTGCACCGACGTCGACGGTGTCCGCGGCGCCCTCCTCGACGGCGGCCTCGGTGATGTGACCGGGGCGTCGGCCGTCGTGGTCGGGGCCGGTGGCACGGCGCGGCCCGCGTTGGTCGCGCTCGCCGATCTCGGGGTCGCGTCGGTGACGGTCGTGGCCCGCGACGCCGGACGCACCCGCGCCACCCTGGAATGTGCCGAAACGGTGGGACTGGCGGTGCGGCACAGCACATTCGACGATGCCCGGCTCGCCGGGGCGTGCGCGGACGCCGCAGTCCTCGTCAGCACCGTGCCCGCGTCCGGGGCGGCCCCGTACGCCGACGTGATCGGCCGTGCCCCGTTCGTGCTCGACGCGATCTACGACCCGTGGCCGACGCCGCTCGCCGACGCCGTCACCCGCGCCGGCGGCACCGTCGTCGGGGGACTGGCCATGCTCCTCAACCAGGCGTACGGGCAGGTCGAACAGTTCACCGGGATGCCCGCACCCCGCGAGGCGATGGCCGCCGCGATCCGGTAG
- a CDS encoding replication-associated recombination protein A, giving the protein MTDFFGDTDPAADAGLFEAPAAEPEPAPIPPASPRATPGPAHDAPLAVRMRPAALSEVVGQQHLLGPGTPLRRLVEGSGASSVLLYGPPGTGKTTLASLISGATGRTFESLSALSAGVKEVRGVIELARRRLLQGEQTVLFIDEVHRFSKTQQDALLAAVENRIVLLVAATTENPSFSVVSPLLSRSLVLQLQSLTSDDIRTVIERARTDERGLGGAVDIADDALEHLVRLASGDARRALTALEAAAGTALDRSGERPALLDLATVEASVDKAAVRYDRDGDQHYDVISAFIKSIRGSDVDAALHYLARMITAGEDPRFIARRLVVHASEDIGMADPTALQTATAAAQAVQLIGMPEARLALAQATIHLATAPKSGAVIAALGAAMADVAAGRSGLVPPHLRDNHYAGATGLGSGIGYKYPHEHPDGVLRQQYPPDELVGVDYYEPTTHGAEREIAARVGKLRRIVRGR; this is encoded by the coding sequence GTGACTGATTTCTTCGGCGACACGGATCCCGCCGCCGACGCGGGCCTGTTCGAGGCCCCGGCCGCCGAACCGGAGCCGGCCCCGATCCCACCGGCGTCGCCCCGGGCGACCCCCGGCCCCGCACACGACGCCCCCCTCGCGGTCCGGATGCGTCCGGCGGCGCTGTCCGAAGTGGTCGGCCAGCAGCATCTGCTCGGGCCGGGCACGCCGCTGCGCCGGCTCGTCGAGGGATCGGGGGCGTCGTCGGTCCTGCTGTACGGGCCACCCGGCACCGGCAAGACCACGCTCGCGTCGCTGATCTCCGGTGCCACCGGACGCACGTTCGAGTCGCTGTCCGCCCTGTCCGCCGGGGTCAAGGAGGTGCGCGGGGTCATCGAACTGGCCCGGCGTCGGCTCCTGCAGGGCGAGCAGACGGTCCTGTTCATCGACGAGGTGCACCGGTTCTCCAAGACGCAGCAGGACGCGTTGCTCGCCGCGGTCGAGAACCGCATCGTGCTGCTCGTCGCGGCCACCACCGAGAACCCGTCGTTCTCGGTGGTCTCGCCGCTGCTGTCCCGGTCGCTGGTGCTGCAGTTGCAGTCCCTCACCTCCGACGACATCCGCACCGTGATCGAACGCGCCCGCACCGACGAGCGTGGCCTCGGTGGGGCCGTCGACATCGCCGACGACGCGCTCGAGCATCTGGTCCGTCTCGCCTCCGGCGACGCCCGGCGCGCACTGACCGCGCTCGAGGCCGCCGCCGGCACCGCGCTCGACCGCAGCGGCGAGCGTCCCGCCCTCCTCGACCTCGCCACGGTCGAGGCGAGTGTCGACAAGGCCGCCGTCCGCTACGACCGGGACGGCGACCAGCACTACGACGTCATCAGCGCGTTCATCAAGTCGATCCGCGGCTCCGACGTCGACGCCGCCCTGCACTACCTGGCCCGGATGATCACGGCGGGAGAGGACCCACGGTTCATCGCCCGCCGGCTCGTCGTGCACGCCAGCGAGGACATCGGCATGGCCGATCCGACGGCCCTGCAGACGGCGACCGCCGCGGCGCAGGCCGTGCAGCTGATCGGGATGCCCGAGGCGCGGCTCGCGCTGGCGCAGGCCACCATCCATCTCGCGACCGCACCCAAGTCCGGGGCCGTCATCGCCGCGCTCGGTGCCGCGATGGCCGACGTCGCCGCCGGCAGGTCCGGACTCGTGCCCCCGCACCTGCGGGACAACCACTATGCGGGCGCCACCGGACTCGGTAGCGGTATCGGCTACAAGTACCCGCACGAGCACCCGGACGGGGTGCTGCGGCAGCAGTATCCGCCCGACGAGCTCGTCGGCGTCGACTACTACGAACCCACCACGCACGGCGCCGAACGGGAGATCGCCGCCCGCGTCGGGAAGCTCCGCCGGATCGTACGAGGACGCTGA
- the mltG gene encoding endolytic transglycosylase MltG yields the protein MTDHRQPTGYPDYETPPDYRSEYGYEPEYDDYRYDDGYSDVERRALPTEVGVVTRAEARRMQAAARRKRRARVIGVLAGAVLLGGVGAAGFAAYDKLVGGDVADYAGPGGPEVVVQVHAGDTANQIASAMADKDVVKSSAAFYRAALRNDAISSVQPGFYSIATQISGTDAVSALVSPTSRVGALVISEGRQLHDTRDVQTGAVKKGIYTLVAEASCVGPDEAPTCLSYSDLEQAGASTDLEALGVPAWARARVEHVPDRARQLEGLIAAGSWDFDPTESATEVLRQLVGASAARYESTGLETAGANVGLDPYQMLIVASLVEREALPSDFAKVGRVVLNRLAVDQPLQFDSTVNYALDETEVATTDEDRARVTPWNTYAMPGLPATPIASPSIDALRAVENPAPGDYLYFVTIDKKGTTLFTRSYDEHLANIQLAQRSGILDSGR from the coding sequence GTGACCGACCACCGGCAGCCGACGGGGTACCCCGACTACGAGACACCCCCCGACTACCGGTCGGAGTACGGGTACGAACCGGAGTACGACGACTACCGGTACGACGACGGGTATTCCGACGTCGAACGGCGGGCCCTGCCGACCGAGGTCGGGGTGGTCACCCGGGCGGAGGCCCGGCGGATGCAGGCCGCGGCCCGCCGCAAGCGTCGGGCCCGGGTCATCGGCGTCCTCGCCGGTGCCGTCCTCCTCGGTGGTGTCGGCGCCGCCGGATTCGCGGCCTACGACAAGCTCGTCGGCGGTGACGTCGCCGACTATGCCGGACCGGGCGGCCCCGAGGTCGTCGTGCAGGTCCACGCCGGTGACACCGCGAACCAGATCGCGTCCGCGATGGCCGACAAGGACGTCGTCAAGAGTTCCGCCGCGTTCTATCGGGCGGCGCTGCGCAACGACGCGATCAGTTCGGTGCAGCCCGGCTTCTACTCGATCGCCACACAGATCTCGGGCACCGACGCGGTGTCGGCACTGGTGTCGCCGACGTCGCGGGTCGGGGCGCTGGTGATCTCGGAGGGCCGTCAGCTGCACGACACCCGGGACGTGCAGACCGGGGCGGTGAAGAAGGGCATCTACACGCTCGTCGCCGAGGCCAGCTGCGTCGGCCCCGACGAGGCACCCACGTGCCTGTCCTACTCCGATCTCGAACAGGCCGGTGCGAGTACGGATCTCGAGGCGCTGGGGGTCCCGGCCTGGGCCCGCGCCCGGGTGGAGCACGTCCCGGACCGGGCCCGTCAGCTCGAAGGTCTCATCGCGGCCGGCAGCTGGGACTTCGACCCCACCGAATCCGCCACCGAGGTGCTGCGGCAACTGGTCGGCGCGAGCGCCGCCCGTTACGAGTCGACCGGTCTCGAGACGGCCGGAGCGAACGTCGGACTCGACCCGTACCAGATGCTGATCGTGGCGTCGCTCGTCGAACGCGAAGCGCTGCCGTCCGATTTCGCGAAGGTCGGACGTGTCGTCCTGAACCGGCTCGCGGTCGATCAACCGCTGCAGTTCGATTCGACGGTCAACTACGCGCTCGACGAGACCGAGGTCGCCACCACCGACGAGGACCGGGCCCGCGTCACCCCGTGGAACACGTACGCGATGCCGGGGCTGCCCGCGACACCGATCGCGTCGCCGAGCATCGATGCGCTTCGTGCCGTGGAGAATCCGGCGCCCGGCGACTACCTGTACTTCGTGACGATCGACAAGAAGGGCACCACGCTCTTCACCCGCAGCTACGACGAGCACCTCGCGAACATTCAGCTGGCGCAGCGCAGCGGCATCCTCGACAGTGGACGGTGA
- the aroB gene encoding 3-dehydroquinate synthase, with protein sequence MTEPVRVQVATADPYPVIIGRGLLGELVEELEGTRTVAIFHQPPLAETAEAVRAALAEKGIDAHRIEIPDAEDGKDLAVAGFCWEVLGRIGLTRSDAIVSLGGGAATDLAGFVAATWMRGVRIVHVPTTLLAMVDAAVGGKTGINTEAGKNLVGAFHEPSAVLVDLATLETVPRNEIVAGMAEIIKTGFIADPVILDLIEADPEAALDPAGTVLPELIRRSVEVKASVVAADLKESSLREILNYGHTLGHAVERRERYRWRHGAAVSVGLVFAAELGRLAGRLDDATADRHRTILELVGLPTTYDGDAFADLLKGMQTDKKNRNGMLRFVVLDGLAKPGRLEGPDPTLLAAAYSAIARDERPSGGAILL encoded by the coding sequence GTGACCGAACCGGTACGCGTCCAGGTGGCAACAGCCGATCCCTACCCGGTGATCATCGGGCGGGGTCTGCTCGGCGAACTCGTCGAGGAACTCGAGGGCACCCGCACGGTGGCGATCTTCCACCAGCCCCCGCTCGCGGAGACGGCGGAGGCGGTGCGGGCCGCGTTGGCGGAGAAGGGGATCGACGCGCATCGCATCGAGATCCCGGACGCCGAGGACGGCAAGGATCTCGCGGTCGCGGGCTTCTGCTGGGAGGTGCTCGGTCGGATCGGGCTGACCCGCAGCGACGCGATCGTCAGCCTCGGTGGCGGTGCCGCCACCGACCTGGCCGGGTTCGTCGCGGCCACGTGGATGCGGGGTGTGCGGATCGTGCACGTGCCGACGACGCTGCTCGCGATGGTGGATGCCGCGGTCGGCGGCAAGACCGGCATCAACACCGAGGCCGGTAAGAACCTCGTCGGCGCGTTCCACGAGCCGTCCGCGGTGCTCGTCGATCTGGCGACGCTCGAGACGGTGCCGCGCAACGAGATCGTCGCCGGCATGGCCGAGATCATCAAGACCGGTTTCATCGCCGACCCGGTGATCCTCGATCTCATCGAGGCCGATCCGGAGGCCGCGCTCGATCCGGCAGGTACCGTGCTGCCCGAGCTGATCCGCCGTTCCGTCGAGGTCAAGGCGTCCGTTGTGGCCGCCGACCTCAAGGAGTCGAGCCTGCGGGAGATCCTCAACTACGGGCACACCCTCGGGCACGCCGTCGAGCGTCGTGAGCGCTACCGCTGGCGTCACGGTGCGGCGGTGTCCGTCGGACTGGTGTTCGCGGCGGAGCTGGGACGGCTCGCGGGTCGTCTCGACGACGCGACCGCCGACCGGCACCGCACGATCCTCGAGCTGGTCGGGCTGCCCACCACGTACGACGGGGACGCGTTCGCGGACCTGCTGAAGGGCATGCAGACCGACAAGAAGAACCGCAACGGCATGCTGCGGTTCGTGGTGCTCGACGGTCTGGCGAAGCCGGGCCGGCTCGAGGGCCCGGACCCGACCCTGCTCGCGGCCGCCTACTCGGCGATCGCCCGGGACGAGCGCCCGAGCGGCGGGGCGATCCTGCTGTGA
- a CDS encoding TetR/AcrR family transcriptional regulator: protein MPRSRDSLSLKGIVDAATALADEHGSATVPLRAVGDRLGCTAMALYTYVDGKDDLLAIMYDHAHDGLATPPPMSVTDWADRLLDRYLVHPWMLDLVHTRPAVGPHQQAVLDALLAILLPGGLDRRDVAAIASAVFTLTAAAARTTVDSPDLGVVARDNLHRAVDLLLRGAAPTAGD from the coding sequence ATGCCCCGGAGCCGCGACAGTCTTTCCCTGAAGGGGATCGTGGACGCCGCGACGGCCCTGGCCGACGAACACGGATCCGCGACCGTGCCGCTACGCGCCGTCGGAGACCGCCTCGGATGCACCGCGATGGCGCTGTACACGTACGTCGACGGCAAGGACGATCTGCTCGCGATCATGTACGACCACGCCCACGACGGGCTCGCCACACCGCCGCCGATGTCGGTGACGGACTGGGCGGACCGACTGCTCGACCGCTACCTCGTCCACCCCTGGATGCTGGATCTGGTGCACACCCGCCCCGCGGTCGGACCGCACCAGCAGGCGGTGCTCGACGCCCTGCTGGCCATCCTGCTCCCCGGTGGTCTCGATCGCCGCGACGTCGCGGCGATCGCGTCGGCGGTGTTCACCCTGACCGCGGCAGCAGCACGGACGACCGTCGACTCCCCCGATCTGGGTGTCGTCGCCCGCGACAACCTGCATCGGGCCGTCGATCTACTACTGCGCGGCGCGGCACCCACCGCAGGCGACTAG
- the aroC gene encoding chorismate synthase, with protein MLRWITAGESHGPALVAMLEGMVAGVEVTSDDVSAQLARRRLGYGRGARMKFEADKVTIIGGVRHGRTLGGPIAVEVGNTEWPKWETIMSADPVDEDELAGQARNAPLTRPRPGHADYSGMLKYGFDDARPVLERASARETAARVAAGTVARQFLKQLFGVEVLSHVVSIGASEPYTGPEPQPGDLEAIDASPVRAFGENAESSMIAEIEAAKKDGDTLGGVVEVVVHGLPVGLGSFISGADRLDSKLAAALMGIQAIKGVEVGDGFETARRRGSAAHDEMRPGPDGVLRSTNRAGGLEGGMTNGEALRVRAAMKPISTVPRALSTVDMSTGEEAVAIHQRSDVCAVPAAGVVAEAMVALVVAQAALEKFGGDSIAETRSNFERYVDGIAARPPR; from the coding sequence GTGTTGCGCTGGATAACTGCTGGAGAGTCCCATGGTCCCGCCCTCGTCGCCATGCTCGAGGGGATGGTCGCCGGCGTCGAGGTGACGTCCGACGACGTTTCGGCGCAGCTCGCGCGCCGCCGTCTCGGCTACGGTCGCGGCGCCCGCATGAAGTTCGAGGCCGACAAGGTCACGATCATCGGTGGTGTGCGGCACGGCCGCACCCTCGGCGGCCCGATCGCTGTCGAGGTCGGTAACACCGAGTGGCCCAAGTGGGAGACGATCATGTCGGCCGACCCGGTCGACGAGGACGAACTCGCCGGTCAGGCCCGCAATGCCCCGCTCACCCGTCCGCGCCCCGGCCACGCCGACTACTCGGGCATGCTCAAGTACGGTTTCGACGACGCCCGCCCCGTCCTCGAGCGGGCCAGTGCCCGCGAGACCGCGGCCCGGGTGGCCGCCGGTACCGTCGCCCGCCAGTTCCTGAAGCAGTTGTTCGGCGTCGAGGTCCTGTCGCACGTCGTGTCCATCGGCGCGTCCGAGCCGTACACCGGTCCGGAGCCGCAGCCCGGCGACCTCGAGGCGATCGACGCCAGCCCGGTGCGGGCTTTTGGCGAGAACGCAGAATCTTCGATGATCGCGGAGATCGAGGCCGCCAAGAAGGACGGCGACACCCTCGGTGGCGTCGTCGAGGTCGTGGTCCACGGCCTGCCCGTCGGGCTCGGCTCGTTCATCAGCGGTGCCGACCGGCTCGACTCGAAGCTGGCCGCGGCCCTCATGGGCATCCAGGCGATCAAGGGTGTCGAGGTCGGCGACGGCTTCGAGACCGCCCGCCGCCGGGGCAGCGCCGCCCACGACGAGATGCGTCCCGGCCCGGACGGCGTCCTGCGGTCCACGAACCGGGCCGGCGGCCTCGAGGGTGGTATGACCAACGGGGAGGCCCTGCGGGTGCGGGCGGCGATGAAGCCGATCTCCACCGTCCCGCGTGCCCTGTCCACCGTCGACATGTCGACCGGTGAGGAAGCCGTCGCCATCCATCAGCGTTCCGACGTGTGCGCGGTCCCGGCTGCGGGTGTCGTCGCCGAGGCGATGGTCGCGCTCGTCGTGGCGCAGGCCGCGCTCGAGAAGTTCGGCGGCGACTCGATCGCCGAGACCCGGTCGAACTTCGAGCGGTACGTCGACGGCATCGCGGCCCGTCCGCCGCGGTGA